The sequence GAGTTAGTTGGTTGAAAATAAATCAGAAAATAGGAAAACTCTGCGTGCTTTGAAGTGCGACTTGTTCCTTTCGCGGCCCAGCTTTTTCTAGACAGGTTCCATTGTCCTGTTATCCTCGCAACCATGGTGGTGGCGGATCTCATCGATGCATCGCAAAGGCTGGGACGGGTGCCCGGCCTGCACTCGCTCGACATTGCCGAGGCCGAGGCCGCGATCGGCGCACGCTACAGGCCGCATCGCCTTCTGATGCCCTCCGGTGAAGCCGCGCTCGATTTCCGGCATCACGCCGTCGCAGGCGAGGGGGCGTCCCTCAATCTCCTGCGCTATGGCCCCGATATCGAGGTCGAGGCCGGCATCTTCGACACGTTCTACATGCTGGAGTTCCCGCTCTCCGGCGGGGTGGATATTCTCTACGGGCGTGACCGTGTCGCTTCGCACCCCGGACGTGGGTTGATCCTCTCGCCCGGCCCCTTCGTGCGCTCCAACTGGCGGCCCGGCACCACGCAGGTCATGCTGCGGCTGGAGCGCGACTTTGTGGAGCGCGCCTGGCAGCGTTACACGGGCGATCCGGTGCGCCGCACACCATTCTTCAAGCCGGAAATCGACCTCGACACGCCGGTGGGGCGACGGCTGGCGCGTCTCTTCGGGCTCATGGTCGCGGAAGAGATCGAGGCCGCAGACAGCACGGCGCTATCGCCCATGCCGCTCGTCAATGCGGTGCTGGAAACGCTCTTTGCCCATGTGCCCTGCCGCGAGGTGGAGCCCTCGGCGCTCGCCGCCGCCGGTCCGCTGCCGCATTATGTGCTGAGCTTCAAGGCGCTGCTCGATGATCCCGCTGTGCTGCCGCTCACCGTATCGGCGCTTTGTGATCGGCTTGATGTTTCGCAGCGAACGCTGACCACAGGCATGCGGCGGTTCACCGGGCTTTCCCCGCATGATTATCTCACCATGCGCCGTATGGAGCATGCCCGGCTTCTGCTCGAACGGGATGGCCTTCCGGTCGCGGCGGTGGCCGCGCGCGTCGGCTACGCCCATGCTGGCCGCTTTGCCGCCGCCTTCCGCCGCCATTGCGGCCATAGCCCCGCAGGCACCCGCGCGACCTGACGCATTTTCGGAAGTCGTTGTCCAAAACGGGAAGTGAAATGGCGGTGCACCTTCCCTTTTCGTTGACAGGGCAGGCTTTCCGGCCCGCACTCGTGGATCACCGCGCGAAAACGGGGAACGGACCTTGCAAAAAAGCCAGCGCGCGGCGACACGGTGGATGTTGAATTCGTCCACCCCATGTGAGGGAGGTTGGTTTGAGCCGGACCGTTCTGGCCATCGATATCGGGTCTTCGGCCCTGAAAGCCGTTCTGTTTTCCGAGCATGGCGCGATGCTGGCCGCCCGGTCGGCTTCCCTCGTCATTGCGTCCGGGACAGACCGGTCGCAGACGCAGGACCCCGCCGACTGGTGGGCGGCGCTTGTCTCCGCGCTCGCAGACATACCCGACAGGAAAGACGTTGAAGCGCTCGTCTTCACCGGTTCCATGCAGAACCTGATCGTTCTCTCGCCCGAAGGCGAAGCGCTGGCACCTGCCGCGCTCTATTCCGACCGTCGGCTGAACGAGGCCGAGATTGCCGAACTCCAAGCCCGCCTGCCGGATGATTACGCGGAGCGCGTCGGCAATCATCCGGACCCTGCCCACACTATTTTCAAACTCATGCGGCTCGACCGCTTCGCGCCCGATCTGCTTGATGAACACCGCTTCTTCTTCGGCGCGAAGGATGCCGTCACCTTCCGGCTGACCGGCCGCGCTGTCATCGATCCCACTGTCGCCTCCACCACCGGCCTGATGAACATCGCAGCACGGTGCTGGGATGCCGAACTGCTTGCCACTGCCGGTGTCGCAGCGACGCGCCTGCCTGAAATCCTCCCGGCCGACGAGATCCTTGGCCCGTTGCGGGCAGAAGCCGCTGCAGAGCTCGGCCTGAGCGAAGGCATTCCTGTGTTCAATGGCGCAGGCGATGCGGCAGCGGCCACATGGGGTGCAGCCGCTGACGCGCCGGGACGCGCCTATGCCTATCTCGGAACCACCGGCTGGGTTGCAGCCACGCTCACCATGCAGGATGCCGCGGCCCCGCGTGACATCTACACGCTTGCCGATCCGGTCCACCGCGACCGCGTCATCATCATCTCGCCCTTCCTGACGGCGGGGGCGGCCATGGACTGGCTGGCCGAAACCACCGGCGAGAGTGTTGATGCCCTGCTGGAAGCGGCGGAAACGGCGGACGATGCGCGCGCCCTGCCGCTCTTTCTGCCCTATCTCTCTGGCGAACGCGCGCCTTTCGAGGACCAGCGCGTGCGCGGCGCCTTTCTTGGCCTCGACCGCACTCATGGCAAGGGCGCGATGGCGCGCGCCGTGCTTGAGGGCGTGGCCTTCGCCATCCGGCACAATCTGGAAACCGCAGGCCTGCCGCCATCGCCGCTCACCATCATTGGCGGCGCGGCCCGTACGCCGCTGCAGCGGCAGATTCTTGCCGATGTGCTGAACCTCGAAGTTGCCTTTCCCGATGCCAGCCAGGAGATGACAGCGCGGGGCGCATTGCGCATGATCGCGGCAAAGGCCGGCTTATCGCTAGCCGCCATGGATGCGTCGCCCGCGCGCGCACCTGACACCACCCATGCCGCGCGCTGTGACAGCCGCTACCAGGCCTATCTTGCAGCGTCCCGCTTCGCGCGGGAACAGGCAAATTCGATAATCTGACCGGAGGAAACGATGAAACGCATGCTTCTTGCCACGGCCGCACTGGCCGCTTTCGCCCAGATCTCCACGGCTAATGCCGAGGACATCGCCGTGCTAACGCCCTATCTCAGCTCCGTTGCGACCAATGAGATGGTCGAGACCTTCAAGACCGATTCCGAGGACAAGGGCTGGACCGTGAATGTGGTCGACACACGCGGCGATTTCCAGCAGCTCGCAAGCCGTGTCGAGGATGTCACCAATGCCGGAGCGGACGCCATCGTGCTGGTGAGCGTCGATCCAAACCAGATCGCCGATCAGGTTGCCGCCGCAGCGGGCAAGGACATTCCCGTTTTCGTGCTCGACGGTGCGCTCGCCGATGGCGTGACCGCCAACATCACCACCGACAATTTTGCCCTTGGCACCATCCTCTCCGATTACCTGTTCGAGGCGCTGGGTGGCGAAGGCAACATCGTCAAATTCTTTCACTCCGCGCATCCCGGCGTTCGCCAGCGCGAATTGGCGCTGGATGCGGCGCTTGAGAAGAACGATGCCGTCAAGGTCATCGCCGAGCATTATGTCCAGGTGCCAGGCCCAATCGACAATGCGCGGCAGGCGATGGAAACCTTCGTCCGCCAGTATGGCGAAAAAATCGACGGCGTCTGGGCCGCGTGGGACGAGCCGGCCATTGGCGCGCTGCTCGCCCTTCAAAGCGACATGCCCGATGCCGACATTGTGATTGCAGGCATCGATGGCAATCCGCAGGCGGTGGACCTGATCAAGCAGTGCACCAATCTCGCCGCCACCGTGCGGCAGGATTTTCCGGGCATTGCAAGCGCCGCAGTCGGAGAAATCGAATCCGTTCTGGCGGGCGGCGAGCCATCGTCGCGCGAGATCTTCGTGGAGGCCAAGGTGGTCGACCGCGAAACGCTTGGCGCAAACTGCGAGTAAAGCCGGCGCCGATGCTTGAGATCGAAGGGCTCATGAAACGGTTCGGCGGCGTCACGGCGCTCGATGACGTGCGCCTCGACGTTACCGCCGGGCGGGTCCATGCCCTTCTGGGGGAGAACGGGGCGGGTAAATCCACCCTGCTCAAGTGCCTTTCCGGGGTGCACCGGGCCGATGCCGGAACGATGCAACTTTCCGGCAGGGCGTATCAGCCGGCAGATCCACGCGCGGCGGAAGCCGCCGGGCTGCGCACCGTGCATCAGGAGCTCAATCTCGTTCCGGGCTTCACGGCCTATGAGAATGCCTATGTGGGCCGGGCCTATCCGCGCCGTCTCGGTCGCGTCGACTGGAAGGCGATGCGCACGCGCTTTGCCGCCCTGCGCGACCGCTACCGGCTCGATCTGGATATCGACGTGCCGGTGGGGCGCCTCTCGGTCGCCAAGTGCCAGATTGTCGAAATCCTGCGCGCGCTGATGGACGATGCGCGGGTGTTGATCCTCGACGAACCCACCGCCTCGCTGAGTGAGGAGGAGGCGACCGTCCTGCGCCGCATCGTGCGCGATCTGGCCGATCAGGGCTGCGCCATCATCTTCGTGTCGCACCGGCTCGATGAGGTGTTCGCGCTGGCTGATGACTACACGGTGCTGCGCAATGGCCAATCCGTCGGCAGCGGGCAGATCGCCGACACCTCGCGCGACGAGATCGTCGCGCTCATGGCGGGCGAGGCGTTTCGCCACGAGCGCCATGGCGATGCGCGCGCTCCGGGCGACCCCGTTCTGGAGCTTTCCGGTTTCCGCGTCAGCCCGGTCCGCGCCCCCATCGATCTAACGGTGCATGCCGGCGAAATCGTGGGTCTTTATGGCGTGGTCGGCAGTGGCCGCTCCAGTCTCCTGAAAGCCGTCTGGGGAGCAAGCGGTATGGCGGAGGGCGACATCGCGCTTGAAGGTGCGCCGCTCCCGGCCTCGGGCATTGAAAGCCGCAAACGCGCCGGCGTCGCCTATGTCTGCGAAGACCGGCGCAACACCGGTCTCGTCATGCATCACTCCATTCTCGACAATGCCGTCCTGCCGCATCTGGAGCGGCATCGTGCCGTCGGTTCCTTGCCCATTGTCTCGTGGAAGCGGGCGCGGGCCGGCGTTCGCGCCGCGCTTGAAGGGCTCAGCGTCAAATATGGGGACCTCGGGGACCGCATCTCCACCCTGTCGGGCGGCAACCAGCAGAAGATCATGATCGGCCGCTGGTTCGATCCGTCGCTGAAACTCTTCCTGCTCGATGAACCGACACGCGGCGTGGATGTGCGCTCCAAGGCGGAAATCCACGCGCTATGCAATCGCCTTGCGGGCGAGGGAGCAGCCGTTCTCTTCGCCACCAGCGACCTTGAAGAACTCCTGATGCTCGCAAGCCGCGTCGTGGTCATGGCGCAGGGAGCCGTCACGCTCGATGCGCCCAACAGAGCCGTGACGCGCCAGTCCGTCATCGACGCCACGTTCCGCGCCTCGCCGCCTCAGCCATCAAAGCCGGAGATAAGAGTTTGAGCTTTTCCGCCCGCTACGGAACCCTGATCGGCCTTCTGGCCATCATCGCCCTCTTTGCAGCGCTCTCGCCGGAGGCCTTCGCCAAGGGCTCGAACCTCATCAACATCACCCAGCAGATGTCGCTGCTCGCCATCGTCGCGCTGGGCGCCACCTTCGTCATGTCGCTGTCGGAGTTCGATCTTTCGGTTGGCGCGGTGGTTTCCATGGCGGGCATCGTTTCCGTCACGCTGTTCGGCGCCGGCTGGGGCATCGTGCCCGTCATGCTGGTCACGCTCATTGCAGGCTTTGCCGTTGGCGCGGTCAGCGGACTTGCGATTGCCACCTATCGCATGCCCAGTTTCATCGTCACGCTTGCCATGGGCACCATTGTCGGTGGCATCACCTATTGGATTAGCGATGGCGCAACGCTCTTCGGAAACATTCCGGTGGGCTTCCGTGATCTGGGGCGCGGCTATCTCGCCGGCATTCCCGTTCTCACGCTGTGGGCGCTCGCGGCGACGCTTTTAGCAGCCTTCATCCTCGACCACACGGAGCTTGGTCGCCGCATCCTCGCCATTGGCGGCAACCGGGAGGCGGCACGGCTCACCGGCGTGCGCATCGTGCCAAACAGTGTCTGGGCCTTCGGCCTCTGCACGCTTTTTTCCGCCCTTGCCGGCCTGCTTCTCACCGCGCGCCTCGGCAGCGCTCATCCGACCGGCGGCAACGGTTTCCTGCTTCAGGCCTATGCGGCAGTCTTTCTCGGCATGACTGCCTTCCGCGACGGGCAGGCCAATGCGCTCGGCACGCTTCTGGGGGCGGCGATCATCGCCGTGGTCGCCAATGGCCTCACCATTCTCGGTGTACCAAACTATCTGCAGGACATTTTCACCGGCTTGATCATCATCGGCGCGGTGCTGGTGCGAAACATCGGCGGCAGGGCAGCCTGAAACATGGCTGCGGATCACGCCTATCAGCGCCTCGCCAACAGGCTCATCCGCGAGCTGACGGGCGGCCTGTGGCGCAATGGCGATCCGCTTCCCTCCGAACATGCACTGGCATCTGCCTATGCGGTTTCGCGGCGTACTGTGCGTCAGGCGCTGGAGCTCCTGCAGCGCGAGGGTTTCGTCTCCAAGGGGCAGGGGCGCAGCACCGTCTACCGCGAACGCGCCATCGGACGCAGCGGTGAAAAGCTGATGGATTTTCCCACCGCCGCGCGCGAGGCCGGCTTTCGCCCCTCGACGCGTCTTGTCTCCACTGGGCGTGTTGAGGCAGGGCTGTCCATCG comes from Nitratireductor kimnyeongensis and encodes:
- a CDS encoding helix-turn-helix transcriptional regulator, encoding MVVADLIDASQRLGRVPGLHSLDIAEAEAAIGARYRPHRLLMPSGEAALDFRHHAVAGEGASLNLLRYGPDIEVEAGIFDTFYMLEFPLSGGVDILYGRDRVASHPGRGLILSPGPFVRSNWRPGTTQVMLRLERDFVERAWQRYTGDPVRRTPFFKPEIDLDTPVGRRLARLFGLMVAEEIEAADSTALSPMPLVNAVLETLFAHVPCREVEPSALAAAGPLPHYVLSFKALLDDPAVLPLTVSALCDRLDVSQRTLTTGMRRFTGLSPHDYLTMRRMEHARLLLERDGLPVAAVAARVGYAHAGRFAAAFRRHCGHSPAGTRAT
- a CDS encoding sugar ABC transporter ATP-binding protein translates to MLEIEGLMKRFGGVTALDDVRLDVTAGRVHALLGENGAGKSTLLKCLSGVHRADAGTMQLSGRAYQPADPRAAEAAGLRTVHQELNLVPGFTAYENAYVGRAYPRRLGRVDWKAMRTRFAALRDRYRLDLDIDVPVGRLSVAKCQIVEILRALMDDARVLILDEPTASLSEEEATVLRRIVRDLADQGCAIIFVSHRLDEVFALADDYTVLRNGQSVGSGQIADTSRDEIVALMAGEAFRHERHGDARAPGDPVLELSGFRVSPVRAPIDLTVHAGEIVGLYGVVGSGRSSLLKAVWGASGMAEGDIALEGAPLPASGIESRKRAGVAYVCEDRRNTGLVMHHSILDNAVLPHLERHRAVGSLPIVSWKRARAGVRAALEGLSVKYGDLGDRISTLSGGNQQKIMIGRWFDPSLKLFLLDEPTRGVDVRSKAEIHALCNRLAGEGAAVLFATSDLEELLMLASRVVVMAQGAVTLDAPNRAVTRQSVIDATFRASPPQPSKPEIRV
- a CDS encoding xylulokinase; translation: MSRTVLAIDIGSSALKAVLFSEHGAMLAARSASLVIASGTDRSQTQDPADWWAALVSALADIPDRKDVEALVFTGSMQNLIVLSPEGEALAPAALYSDRRLNEAEIAELQARLPDDYAERVGNHPDPAHTIFKLMRLDRFAPDLLDEHRFFFGAKDAVTFRLTGRAVIDPTVASTTGLMNIAARCWDAELLATAGVAATRLPEILPADEILGPLRAEAAAELGLSEGIPVFNGAGDAAAATWGAAADAPGRAYAYLGTTGWVAATLTMQDAAAPRDIYTLADPVHRDRVIIISPFLTAGAAMDWLAETTGESVDALLEAAETADDARALPLFLPYLSGERAPFEDQRVRGAFLGLDRTHGKGAMARAVLEGVAFAIRHNLETAGLPPSPLTIIGGAARTPLQRQILADVLNLEVAFPDASQEMTARGALRMIAAKAGLSLAAMDASPARAPDTTHAARCDSRYQAYLAASRFAREQANSII
- a CDS encoding sugar ABC transporter substrate-binding protein, with translation MKRMLLATAALAAFAQISTANAEDIAVLTPYLSSVATNEMVETFKTDSEDKGWTVNVVDTRGDFQQLASRVEDVTNAGADAIVLVSVDPNQIADQVAAAAGKDIPVFVLDGALADGVTANITTDNFALGTILSDYLFEALGGEGNIVKFFHSAHPGVRQRELALDAALEKNDAVKVIAEHYVQVPGPIDNARQAMETFVRQYGEKIDGVWAAWDEPAIGALLALQSDMPDADIVIAGIDGNPQAVDLIKQCTNLAATVRQDFPGIASAAVGEIESVLAGGEPSSREIFVEAKVVDRETLGANCE
- a CDS encoding ABC transporter permease, coding for MSFSARYGTLIGLLAIIALFAALSPEAFAKGSNLINITQQMSLLAIVALGATFVMSLSEFDLSVGAVVSMAGIVSVTLFGAGWGIVPVMLVTLIAGFAVGAVSGLAIATYRMPSFIVTLAMGTIVGGITYWISDGATLFGNIPVGFRDLGRGYLAGIPVLTLWALAATLLAAFILDHTELGRRILAIGGNREAARLTGVRIVPNSVWAFGLCTLFSALAGLLLTARLGSAHPTGGNGFLLQAYAAVFLGMTAFRDGQANALGTLLGAAIIAVVANGLTILGVPNYLQDIFTGLIIIGAVLVRNIGGRAA